A region from the Rosa rugosa chromosome 6, drRosRugo1.1, whole genome shotgun sequence genome encodes:
- the LOC133718584 gene encoding uncharacterized protein LOC133718584, with product MKTKKSSKKRAALELDTPAIKDKVEIGHGETADGVLVDQDLNEPTMGEKLTSLNIVPDDRVESQNKEGSSLHAKPPSADSVHILLKQALHADDRALLFECLYTQDEKVIAKSVSQLNPAGVLKLLQSLISLIESRGAILACALPWLRSLLLQHASGIVSQESSLSALNSLYQLIESRVSTFQSALQLSSVLDLLYTGVVDDLDDENGTTGPVIYEDKDSDEEESEDAMETDQDDEDGEDLDAELGGVSDFEGIEGLDDLSD from the exons ATGAAGACTAAAAAGTCAAGTAAGAAGCGTGCAGCATTGGAGCTAGATACTCCGGCTATTAAAGACAAGGTTGAAATTG GTCATGGAGAGACTGCAGATGGAGTCCTTGTTGATCAGGATTTGAACGAACCAACCATGGGAGAAAAACTTACTAGTTTGAATATAGTACCTGATGATAGAGTGGAGAGCCAAAATAAAGAAGGCTCTTCTCTGCATGCAAAGCCTCCGAGTGCAGACTCTGTTCATATTTTGCTTAAGCAAGCACTACATGCTGATGACCGTGCCCTTCTATTCGAGTGCTTATACACCCAAGATGAGAAG GTCATTGCAAAGTCTGTCTCTCAATTGAATCCAGCTGGTGTTTTGAAGCTCTTACAATCTCTCATATCTCTTATTGAGTCAAG GGGTGCAATTTTGGCGTGTGCACTTCCATGGCTGAGAAGTCTACTTCTTCAACACGCAAGTGGGATAGTGTCTCAAGAATCTTCTTTAAGTGCCTTGAACTCTTTATATCAG CTCATTGAGTCCAGAGTTTCCACTTTTCAGTCAGCTCTTCAACTATCAAGTGTTTTAGACTTGCTGTATACAGGG GTTGTTGATGATTTGGATGATGAGAATGGCACTACAGGTCCAGTTATTTACGAGGACAAAGATAGTGATGAAGAGGAATCTGAGGACGCCATGGAGACTGATcaagatgatgaagatggtgagGATTTGGATGCAGAACTTGGTGGTGTTAGCGACTTCGAAGGAATTGAAGGACTTGATGACTTGAGCGATTGA